The following is a genomic window from Planctomycetia bacterium.
TTCGGCCGTCCGGGGAGTAGAGCACTTCATGCCGGCGATCGCCATTGCGAAACTTGACCTCGTACATGATGTAGGTCTTCTTCTCGACATAGACCTTGGCGTCCTTGCCCGCGGCCTGCGTGGCCTTGTCCTGAACGGCCTTCGGAATCGCGTCAAAGGGCACGGCCTCTTCCAGCTCGACCAGATCACCCGACGCTGTCACCAGTGCGTCAACGTTTCCGTGCGGGCCCTTCCACGACCCCTCATAAAATGTTCCTCCGTACTCTTTCTCCTCCGCGAATTCCGTGAGCTTGGCGTCACCCGCGAGTTTCTTCAGCGCTGCAAGCGCCGCGGCCGGAACCTCGGATTCCTTGACTTGTCGCTCGCTCTCCTCGTGCGGACCCATCGCGCGCACCAGACTCACACTCGCAGCACCAAGTGTGACCACCGCAATCGTCGTGATGATTGTTCGCTTCGTCGTCATGCCTGTCTCCCTGTAAAGAGTGTTCTCTTCTCTAACCGATCCGATGAGCCTCATTGCTACAAGGCACATCAGGCTCGGATCGTACAGTGCGGCGGTTTCCACACTAGTTCAGGTTCATTACAAACCTGAAAGAAATACCCGATTGGGTGTGCGGAACGCACGTCGGCGTCTTGGCGAACCAGTGCCTGACGGGCTAAGCTAACCTCAGAAGACGGATTCAAGAGGAATTCGCGCTCCGTTCACTATTGTCCAAGGTCACAAACTCATGCGCGCACTGGTTGTCGAAGATGAGCCCGGAGTGGCGACATTCATCGAGGGATGTTTGCGCGAGTCGTCTATTGCGGTCGACGTGGCCGCGGACGGACAAACCGGTTTTCAATTGGGGACGGAAAATCCTTACGACATTATCGTCCTGGACCTGATGCTTCCGATTCGCGATGGATTCAGCGTCGTGCGCGGCCTGCGCGCCGAGGGCGTTCAAACTCCTGTCATTTGCCTCACGGCGCGTGACGCGGTGGACGATCGCGTCCGAGGGCTGGACTGCGGCGCAGACGACTATCTGGTCAAACCGTTTAGTCCCGCCGAACTGCTCGCCCGGATTCGCGCACTGGTTCGACGGACCTCGGCCGTTCCGACCAACCCCATTCGCGTCGGCGATCTGGTGGTTGATGTCGTCGCCCGTCACGTGGAGAGAGCCGGCCGTCGTATAGACCTGTCATCCAAGGAATTCGCACTCTTGGAGTATCTCGCCCGCAACACGGGACATGTGCTTACGCGGTACATGATCCT
Proteins encoded in this region:
- a CDS encoding response regulator transcription factor, which encodes MRALVVEDEPGVATFIEGCLRESSIAVDVAADGQTGFQLGTENPYDIIVLDLMLPIRDGFSVVRGLRAEGVQTPVICLTARDAVDDRVRGLDCGADDYLVKPFSPAELLARIRALVRRTSAVPTNPIRVGDLVVDVVARHVERAGRRIDLSSKEFALLEYLARNTGHVLTRYMILEKVWDMNQDPLTNVVDVQMTRLRKKIDYGFDSPLIHTIRGVGFVLRAE